One window of Ictalurus punctatus breed USDA103 chromosome 22, Coco_2.0, whole genome shotgun sequence genomic DNA carries:
- the LOC108255350 gene encoding uncharacterized protein LOC108255350, whose amino-acid sequence MGQFEDQLAEEVRRYKHLYDPSSKHYKHSDVMMKSWMEIGKTLGEDPEVCMKKWKAIRDKFVRLKKKFKTRNGDSGPDEDKEPEYCMRLSWLNGFIKHRDTKNDMVSKSEVGEWRRSTVPHATCSDDDSACTEVSSVSQPVKKRKRVSKGEDIVDKIATLRQEMVNCTALVSQLSAITESRRSSDEFFTFAQAVADSLRKLPPERVEATKVKLFTVLGEAHSAAGL is encoded by the coding sequence ATGGGGCAGTTTGAAGATCAGTTGGCAGAAGAAGTGCGACGTTATAAGCACCTGTACGACCCTTCTTCAAAACATTACAAACACAGTGACGTGATGATGAAGTCCTGGATGGAAATAGGCAAAACACTGGGCGAAGATCCGGAGGTGTGCATGAAGAAATGGAAAGCAATTCGAGATAAATTTGTGCGTCTGAAAAAAAAGTTCAAGACCAGAAATGGGGACTCCGGGCCGGATGAAGACAAAGAACCCGAGTACTGTATGAGGTTGTCATGGCTCAACGGGTTTATTAAACACCGAGACACGAAGAACGACATGGTCTCTAAAAGTGAGGTGGGAGAGTGGAGGCGGAGTACAGTTCCGCACGCGACGTGTAGCGACGACGACTCCGCGTGCACGGAAGTGTCGTCAGTGAGCCAGCCAGTCAAGAAGAGGAAGCGAGTCTCCAAAGGGGAGGACATTGTGGACAAAATAGCAACTTTACGTCAGGAAATGGTGAACTGTACGGCTCTGGTGTCCCAGCTGAGCGCCATCACTGAATCCCGCCGGAGCAGCGACGAGTTTTTCACTTTTGCCCAGGCTGTAGCGGACTCTCTCCGGAAACTCCCTCCTGAGCGAGTGGAAGCTACCAAAGTCAAACTGTTTACTGTGCTTGGAGAAGCACACAGTGCAGCCGGACTTTAG